Proteins from one Clupea harengus chromosome 17, Ch_v2.0.2, whole genome shotgun sequence genomic window:
- the LOC105902690 gene encoding ADP-ribosyl cyclase/cyclic ADP-ribose hydrolase 1 produces MTLGLVIVLFLLGELNAELGTTPNLKHIVIGRCYNYITLISPSSRYNCEGIWREFEEAVVRRTPCSVRVKDYKRMFQATPQTLPCDKLLFWSKTHDLVHSYSAATRRFWTLEDTLVGYMFNDLIWCGMEERDRGFNFSACPEWSECVNHPVYSLWKKASQNFAEAACGNITVILNGSLKDAFNRKSMFGGVELDSLNPRMVTHVNIKVVTNLEGPYIESCTQGSIVDLIKILHTRGFHWTCTDNDLTLMILQCMKNPKQYSCLTCSDSLLNRKRPVL; encoded by the exons ATGACATTAG GACTAGTCATTGTACTTTTCCTCTTGGGGGAACTGAATGCAGAGTTGGGCACCACACCCAACTTGAAGCACATTGTCATTGGACGGTGCTACAATTATATTACTTTAATCAGTCCCAGTTCCAG ATATAACTGTGAGGGAATCTGGAGAGAGTTTGAAGAGGCAGTGGTGAGAAGAACGCcctgtagtgtgcgtgtaaaaGACTACAAACGCATGTTCCAAGCAACTCCACAAACGCTGCCTTGTGACAAG ctgCTGTTCTGGAGTAAGACGCACGATCTGGTACACAGCTACTCTGCTGCAACACGTCGTTTCTGGACCTTGGAGGACACTCTGGTGGGTTACATGTTCAATGACCTCATCTGGtgtgggatggaggagagagatagag gaTTCAATTTCAGTGCCTGTCCTGAATGGTCTGAATGTGTGAACCATCCAGTTTATTCTCTCTGGAAAAAGGCATCACAAAAC TTTGCAGAAGCTGCTTGTGGCAACATCACTGTAATACTCAATGGATCCCTTAAAGATGCATTCAACAGGAAAAG CATGTTTGGGGGTGTGGAACTCGACAGTCTGAACCCCAGAATGGTGACTCATGTGAACATCAAGGTGGTGACCAACCTAGAGGGACCATACAT AGAGTCTTGCACACAGGGATCCATTGTGGATCTGATCAAAATCCTCCACACCAGAGGCTTCCATTGGACCTGTACAGACAATGACCT GACTCTAATGATTCTCCAATGTATGAAGAACCCCAAACAATACTCCTGCCTCACCTGTTCAGACAGCCTCTTGAACAGGAAGAGGCCAGTTCTGTGA